A region of the Emcibacteraceae bacterium genome:
GTCATCTCCGCCAAGACGAACGGCGGATATTTCCGGAGAAGCCGCAAGAGAATAGCCTGCGAACACTGCCGAAAAAATCAGCGCAGAGAGAAAAATTCTTAATGGCAAAAACAGGGTTCGACCCACCTTGATCATCCTAATAATCTTCGCATTCAGTTGCCTATAATTAATAAAATATAGGATAATGGTTAATATTTATTAACATTTCTAATATAAAATAATGATTTCAAAAAGTATTTTTTAATTTTTGTTATTTTCAGTTGTTTATCGTCAACATGTTTATTATGTTATATTTCAGTCGTATTGACGCGTAAGAAATGATCGAAAATACGATGCTGAAAATCCAAGTGATGATTAGGCTTTATAAGAATTACTTATAAGAAGAAAAACAAGAATAGAGATTACGATCAAACCCAAAAATAAGTTTGATAAAAAATTATGAATTCAGGCATTAAAAGCAGCAAGAGTAGTCACCCAACATCAAAGGAAAAAACCTTTGGTGATAATGGCGTATTTGTTCTCTTTCCTAAGTCTTTTAATGCATTGCCCCAAAAATTATTAAAAACAACAAACCAAAAACCTGCACGCTTAATGGCAGCAAATGACCATAAAAGCTCGAGCGGTTTTTTGAGTGGAGAATATTTAAATGTCAATACGTATGTTAATCGACGCCTCCCACCAGGAAGAGACCCGTGTGGCCATCGTCGATGGAAATCGAGTGGAGGACTTTGACTATGAAAGTTCCTCTAAAAAACAATTAAAAGGCAGCATCTATCTAGCAAAAGTGACCCGTGTTGAACCGTCTCTGCAAGCCGCATTTGTGGATTACGGGGGAAATCGCCATGGATTTCTAGCCTTTAGTGAAATACATCCTGATTATTATCAAATCCCGGTTGCTGACCGTGAAGCTTTAATAGCGGAGGAAGCCGCTGCAAATGCTGATCTTCTGGAAGTTGAAGCAAAAGAACAACAGGAGAAGCCAAAAAAGAGAAGAAGACGCCCGCGCAGAAGGTACAGCGAAGGTGATGCAGAAAATCATATTGAAAATACAGAAGATGAAAATTCTGCTTCTGAAACTGCAGACAATGTCGAAATTGAAGATGAAGAAAAAACTGCCGAAGCAGACGCACTTGAGACTGACTCTCAGGTAGCAGATGACAATACTGAAAAGCAAGAAGTGCCGGACGGTAATGAAAATGATCTAGCTGCCAAGCGCAATTCCCGCAGAAAAAGATCTAAAACTAAAGCTGAAACGACAAAAGCTGATAATGTTATCACAGAAGACGTTGCGAATGAGGACAATAAAGCTGAAGAGCATAATGACGATCATGATGAAGCTGAACTTATGGATGATGAATTCATAGAAAATGGCGATTTGGCTCAGGAAAGCCACGAAGAAGTTAATGCTCCGTCCGAGGAAGAGGAAGAAGAACGTTTGCGCATTAAAATGGCAAAACGTCTGCGCTATAAATATAAAATTCAGGAAGTCATTAAGAAAAATCAGATTATTCTTATACAGGTTGTTAAAGAAGAACGAGGAAACAAAGGCGCTGCCCTCACGACTTATCTGTCGCTGCCAGGCCGTTATTGCGTCCTTATGCCAAACACACTTCACGGTGGTGGTGTCAGCCGCAAAATTGCCAATGTAAAAGACCGCAAAAAACTGAAAAATATTCTGTCAGAACTAAACATGCCAAAGGGTCATGCCTGTATCATCCGTACAGCAGGCAGTGACCGCACCAAGCTGGAAATTAAACGTGATTATGATTATTTAAAACGCATGTGGGATGCGATCAGGGAACTTACACTTAAATCAATTGCCCCAACGCAGATTTATGAAGAAGGCAACCTGATCAAACGCAGCATTCGTGATCTTTATACCAGAGATATTAGTGAAATAATTGTTGAAGGTGAAAGAGGATATAAAACGGCTAAAAATTTCATGAGCATGTTGATGCCCAGCCATGCCAAAAAAATCCACCATTATGTTGACCCTATCCCACTTTTTCAGCGCTATAAAGTGGAAGCTCATCTCGATTCCATGTATAGCCCGACAGCACAGCTTAAATCCGGGGGGTATATTGTCATTAACCCGACAGAAGCTCTGGTTTCGATTGACGTAAACTCAGGACGCGCAACAAAAGAACATAATATTGAGGAAACGGCCCTTAAAACGAACCTTGAAGCAGCGGAGGAGATTGCCCGCCAGTTAAAGTTGCGCGATATGGCCGGACTGGTTGTTATTGATTTTATCGATATGGAGGAAAACCGGAACAACCGTGCTGTTGAAAGAAAAATGAAAGACTGCCTAAAGGCAGATCGCGCCCGTATTCAGGTGGGACGGATCAGTTCTTTCGGTCTGATGGAAATGTCAAGGCAAAGACTAAGGGTTGGTGTGCTTGAATCCAGCACGACCCCCTGCCCGCACTGTGAAGGCAGCGGTGTATTAAGATCCGTTGAATCCCAAAGTCTTCATATATTAAGAATTATTGAGGAAGAAGGAAGCAGAAGTAATAATTCGCATTTTACTGTCTATCTCCCTTCCAGGATTGCCATTTATCTTCTTAATAATAAAAGAGAAAATCTGATCAGCCTTGAAAAACGAAATAACTTCAGCGTATCAATTGCAATTGATAGTGATCTGACTGCATCTGCCTACCGCATGGATAAATCAGGAAAGCCGTCCGGCACTCTGCAAAATAGGAATGACTCTTTAAGGCTGGGACACGATGTCAATACGCTGATTGATGTAACTGAAGAGGACGTCTCGCCTAAAGAAACAAACAACGAAAAATCAAAACGACGCAGAAGAAGAAGAAAATCTTCCCAAAATAAAAATAACTCTCCTGCAAACGAGACCGATGAAAATTCTGTTCAGGCTGAAGAAGACCACGATCGTCCACGCCGCAAGCGTCGTTCAAGACGGGGGAGAAGACGTGACTTTGATCATAAACCAGAAAATAATACTGAAGAAACTGACAATAAAAGTGACTTAGCTGTTTCCGGGGAAACGAAAACAGTAACGGCGGAGGTAACTGAAAAACAGGAAACGAAGGAAGAAACCAAACCAAAGCCAAAACCTCGCCGGAATAGAAAGGTCCAGGACGACGCTGAGACTGAAAAAAATACTGAGCAGAATATACAGGTAGAGGACGTTTCTGAAACTGTTGCCGCAAAAGTGGAAGAAAAGCCGAAACCTAAAAGGGCAACCCGAACTCGTAAAAAACCGGTTGAAGAAAAAACTGAGACAAGCGAAGAAATTCCGGCTGATAAAAAACCCGCGAAAAGCACCAGAAAAAGAACCACTAAAAAAACGGATGCTGCAAGTAAGGCAGAAACCGTTACTGATAAAGAAACTGGTTCTAATTCAGATACTACGCCAGTTGAAGTAAAACCAAAGAAAAAGGGCTGGTGGTCCAGATAACAAAATTATAAAATATTAAAGCCTGAATAATTCATTCGGGCTTTAATTTTGTCACAATGTTGTTTTAACATTTTATTCATGCTTCATTAAGGCGTTGTTGCTTAAAAGGAGCATTAATTGACGAAGCGACCTGAACAGCATAAACTTGGTACATGATGATAAAATCCATTAAGTTTGTAATACACAGAATATTTGTTGTGATGCTTATTTACAGCTTCACAATGACAAATGTTACTTTTGCAAAAGAACGTGGACTATCAATTTTACGGGATGCCGAAATTGAGCAGATTATCAGGGATATTACCGAACCGATTTTTAAGGCTGCCGATCTGGAGCCGGGTGCCGTTGACACATACCTGCTTGATGACAGCACAATTAATGCATTTGTCATGGGCGGACAGAATGTTTTTATAAATTCAGGCCTTTTACTCGCTGCACAAAATACTAACCAGGTTGTCGGGGTAATTGCCCACGAAACAGGGCATATTAAAGGCGGACACCTCACGAGATTCAGCGAAGGGATGTCCCAGATGACTGCATACAGTCTCATGGGATTGGTGCTCGGTGTCGCCGCCATGGCGGCGGGTTCTGCCGATGCCGGACTGGCCCTGATGATGGGCGGTCAACAGGTTGGCTACAGAACCCTTCTGCGTTTCAGCAGAACGCAGGAATCTTCTGCTGATCAGTCCGCTCTTACTACTCTTGATAAAATGGGGCAGTCAGGCAGAGGCCTTATTGAATTTTTTGAAATTCTGGGCGATCAGGACCTTGTTCCTGAGAGATATCAGGATCCTTATGCAAGCACTCATCCATTAACCTCGGATCGTATAGAACGCGTTGAGGAAAAAGTAAAAGCATCCCCATTTTATGATGTAAAAACAGACCCTGAACTGGAAAAGAAATTTTTCAGACTACAGGCTAAATTATTTGGTTATGTAAAACCCTTACATGCTACTTTGGTAAAATATCCCCTTAGCGACCAAAGCGTGAATGCTCGATATGCCCGAACATTCGGCTATCAAAGAAATAAGCAGATAAAACTGGCACTGGCTGAAATAGATTCTCTTATTAATGAGTTTCCCGATAATCCATACTTCCAAGAAACAAAAGGACAGATTTTATTTGAAGATGGGAGAGTGGAAGAATCGCTTGTACCCTATAAAAAAGCGGTTGAGATTTTACCGTCTTCAACCTTAATCCGTATGTCATATGCACGCTCCCTGATCAGCTCCGAGAATGACAGGTATCTCGATGAAGCAATTAGTAATCTTGAAATTGCACTGAAAGAAGAGCCAAATGACAGCTTTGGCTGGAAAGAAGCCTCTATTGCCTACCACAGGAAGAATGATGAAGCGATGACCCATTATTCAACGGCTCAACATTTTTTACTTACTGGTAATATTAGAGGGGCTATGATAAACGCTAAGAAAGCTGTTGATTTACTTCCTAAAAACTCTCCAAACTGGTTTAAAGCCCAGGATATTATGATGGCAAGTCAGGTAAATATAAACGACCAGGAAAGAAAGCAGCAGGAACAGGAAGAAAAAGATAAAGCAGAACGCCAAAAAGAAAGAAACAGGAGTTAGGGTATGAGATTCCCAAAATTGATAGCGGCCATTGCACTGGTCATCGTTTCAGCAGGTTTGTTTTCCCTGTTCGGTAACGCACAGCAAGGCGGCACATCATTTAACGATGCCCAAAAGGAAGAAATTAATGCGCTGATCCGAAATTATATTCTGGAAAATCCGGAAATCATTCCGGAAGCCGTAAATGTTCTTCGTAAGCGCCAGAACGCAAGTATGCTGTTGGATGCGCAGGATCAACTCTATAATGACGGTTATAGTTATGTAGCCGGAAATAAAGACGGTGATGTCACCCTGATTGAATTTTACGATTATAATTGTGGGTATTGCAAACAGGTTCCTAGCATTCTGAGCAAGTTGCTAGATGAAGATAAAAACCTAAAAATTATTTATAAGGAACTCCCTATTCTCGCAGAATCATCCAATTATGCCTCTGTCGCCGCTATGGCGGCAATGAAGCAGGGGAAATTCATGGAATTCCATAATGCCATGATGAAGAATAAGCGGTCACTTACAGAAGATCTCG
Encoded here:
- a CDS encoding Rne/Rng family ribonuclease; the protein is MSIRMLIDASHQEETRVAIVDGNRVEDFDYESSSKKQLKGSIYLAKVTRVEPSLQAAFVDYGGNRHGFLAFSEIHPDYYQIPVADREALIAEEAAANADLLEVEAKEQQEKPKKRRRRPRRRYSEGDAENHIENTEDENSASETADNVEIEDEEKTAEADALETDSQVADDNTEKQEVPDGNENDLAAKRNSRRKRSKTKAETTKADNVITEDVANEDNKAEEHNDDHDEAELMDDEFIENGDLAQESHEEVNAPSEEEEEERLRIKMAKRLRYKYKIQEVIKKNQIILIQVVKEERGNKGAALTTYLSLPGRYCVLMPNTLHGGGVSRKIANVKDRKKLKNILSELNMPKGHACIIRTAGSDRTKLEIKRDYDYLKRMWDAIRELTLKSIAPTQIYEEGNLIKRSIRDLYTRDISEIIVEGERGYKTAKNFMSMLMPSHAKKIHHYVDPIPLFQRYKVEAHLDSMYSPTAQLKSGGYIVINPTEALVSIDVNSGRATKEHNIEETALKTNLEAAEEIARQLKLRDMAGLVVIDFIDMEENRNNRAVERKMKDCLKADRARIQVGRISSFGLMEMSRQRLRVGVLESSTTPCPHCEGSGVLRSVESQSLHILRIIEEEGSRSNNSHFTVYLPSRIAIYLLNNKRENLISLEKRNNFSVSIAIDSDLTASAYRMDKSGKPSGTLQNRNDSLRLGHDVNTLIDVTEEDVSPKETNNEKSKRRRRRRKSSQNKNNSPANETDENSVQAEEDHDRPRRKRRSRRGRRRDFDHKPENNTEETDNKSDLAVSGETKTVTAEVTEKQETKEETKPKPKPRRNRKVQDDAETEKNTEQNIQVEDVSETVAAKVEEKPKPKRATRTRKKPVEEKTETSEEIPADKKPAKSTRKRTTKKTDAASKAETVTDKETGSNSDTTPVEVKPKKKGWWSR
- a CDS encoding M48 family metalloprotease; the encoded protein is MTNVTFAKERGLSILRDAEIEQIIRDITEPIFKAADLEPGAVDTYLLDDSTINAFVMGGQNVFINSGLLLAAQNTNQVVGVIAHETGHIKGGHLTRFSEGMSQMTAYSLMGLVLGVAAMAAGSADAGLALMMGGQQVGYRTLLRFSRTQESSADQSALTTLDKMGQSGRGLIEFFEILGDQDLVPERYQDPYASTHPLTSDRIERVEEKVKASPFYDVKTDPELEKKFFRLQAKLFGYVKPLHATLVKYPLSDQSVNARYARTFGYQRNKQIKLALAEIDSLINEFPDNPYFQETKGQILFEDGRVEESLVPYKKAVEILPSSTLIRMSYARSLISSENDRYLDEAISNLEIALKEEPNDSFGWKEASIAYHRKNDEAMTHYSTAQHFLLTGNIRGAMINAKKAVDLLPKNSPNWFKAQDIMMASQVNINDQERKQQEQEEKDKAERQKERNRS
- a CDS encoding DsbA family protein: MRFPKLIAAIALVIVSAGLFSLFGNAQQGGTSFNDAQKEEINALIRNYILENPEIIPEAVNVLRKRQNASMLLDAQDQLYNDGYSYVAGNKDGDVTLIEFYDYNCGYCKQVPSILSKLLDEDKNLKIIYKELPILAESSNYASVAAMAAMKQGKFMEFHNAMMKNKRSLTEDLVMKIARDAGLDEEKLKEDMKDPDIESNITKTKYLVQNIGISGTPGFVIGDQIIAGYVPYEHLKEVIEKVRETQKM